Proteins encoded within one genomic window of Rhinolophus sinicus isolate RSC01 linkage group LG05, ASM3656204v1, whole genome shotgun sequence:
- the LOC109439581 gene encoding patr class I histocompatibility antigen, A-2 alpha chain: MELGTLLLLFSAALTLTETWAGSHSLRYLHSAVSRPGRGEALYVSVGYVDDTQFLRFESNAVRPKVEPRAPWVEQEGPQFWEAQTEIAKVHAQTLRSNLETARGYYNQSESGSHTFQWTSGCDVGSDGRFLRGYEQFAYDGADYIALNEDLRSWTAADEVAHITRRKWEAAGLAERYRAYLERECVEWLRRYLENGKETLQRADPPKTHMTHHRTSDRDVTLRCWALGFYPAEITLTWQRDGEDLTQDTEFVETRPAGDGTFQKWAAVGVPSGEEQRYTCHVQHKGLPEPLTLRWEPPPQAAIPAGMVVGIMAGLVLLGAAVTGAVLWRRKRSGGKGGSYAQAAGSDSA, encoded by the exons ATGGAGCTCGGAACGCTGCTCTTGCTGTTCTCTGCGGCCCTGACCCTGACCGAGACCTGGGCGG gctcCCACTCCCTGAGGTATCTCCATTCCGCTGTGTCCCGGCCCGGCCGCGGGGAGGCCCTCTACGTCTCGGTCGGCTACGTGGACGACACGCAGTTCCTGCGGTTCGAGAGCAACGCAGTGCGTCCGAAGGTGGAGCCGCGCGCGCCATGGGTGGAGCAGGAGGGACCGCAATTTTGGGAAGCTCAGACTGAGATCGCCAAGGTTCACGCCCAGACTTTGCGGTCGAACCTGGAGACGGCCCGGGGCTACTACAACCAGAGCGAGTCAG GGTCTCACACCTTCCAGTGGACTTCTGGCTGCGACGTGGGGTCGGATGGGCGCTTCCTCCGCGGTTATGAGCAGTTCGCCTACGACGGCGCTGACTACATCGCCTTGAACGAGGATCTGCGCTCCTGGACCGCGGCGGACGAGGTGGCTCACATCACCCGGCGCAAATGGGAGGCGGCCGGGTTAGCTGAGCGCTACCGGGCATACCTGGAGAGGGAGTGTGTGGAGTGGCTTCGCAGGTACCTGGAGAACGGGAAGGAGACGCTGCAGCGCGCAg ATCCCCCAAAGACACACATGACCCACCATCGCACCTCTGACCGTGACGTCACCCTGAggtgctgggccctgggcttCTACCCTGCGGAGATCACCCTGACCTGGCAGCGTGATGGGGAGGACCTGACCCAGGACACAGAGTTCGTGGAGACGAGGCCTGCGGGGGACGGGACCTTCCAGAAGTGGGCAGCTGTGGGGGTGCCTTCTGGAGAGGAGCAGAGATACACATGCCACGTGCAGCACAAGGGGCTGCCCGAGCCCCTGACCCTGAGATGGG agCCGCCTCCTCAGGCCGCCATCCCCGCTGGCATGGTGGTGGGCATCATGGCTGGGCTGGTCCTCCTTGGAGCTGCGGTCACTGGAGCTGTGCTGTGGAGGAGGAAGCGCTCAG GTGGAAAAGGAGGGAGCTACGCTCAGGCtgcag GCAGTGACAGTGCCTAG